A genome region from Buchnera aphidicola (Chaetogeoica yunlongensis) includes the following:
- the glyQ gene encoding glycine--tRNA ligase subunit alpha, whose translation MKSFKTFYEIICVLKKYWKQQNCVILQALDISVGAGTFHPKTFFGTIGSTPISLAYVQSSRRPSDGRYGKNPYRLQHYYQFQVIIKPAPKNIKELYLNSLKMLNIDFKNNDIRFIEDNWENPTLGAWGKGWEIWLNGMEITQFTYFQQVGGIDCDPITAEITYGLERLTMYIQNKTNIYDIVWNSNTKNENSMIITYGDLFLNNEIENSLYNFEYSNSNLHFELFQKYLEEANRIINLTDNLIIPAYENLLYAIHYFNLLDAKKHFFTTQRQKHILKIRNLSKKIATSYYIKNKIKFITPTS comes from the coding sequence ATGAAAAGTTTTAAAACGTTTTATGAAATCATCTGCGTATTAAAAAAATACTGGAAACAACAAAATTGTGTTATTCTTCAAGCATTAGATATATCTGTAGGAGCTGGAACCTTTCATCCAAAAACTTTTTTTGGAACAATTGGATCCACACCTATTTCATTAGCATACGTACAATCCTCTAGAAGACCTTCAGATGGTCGATACGGAAAAAATCCATATCGATTACAACACTATTATCAATTCCAAGTTATTATAAAACCAGCTCCAAAAAATATTAAAGAACTATATCTAAATTCGTTAAAAATGCTTAATATAGATTTTAAAAACAACGATATAAGATTTATAGAAGATAATTGGGAAAATCCAACATTAGGAGCATGGGGAAAAGGATGGGAAATTTGGTTAAATGGTATGGAAATTACACAATTCACCTATTTTCAACAAGTTGGAGGAATAGATTGTGATCCAATTACTGCTGAAATTACATATGGACTAGAAAGACTTACTATGTATATACAAAATAAAACAAACATCTATGACATTGTTTGGAATAGTAATACTAAAAATGAAAATTCAATGATTATTACGTACGGTGATTTATTTCTAAATAATGAAATTGAAAATTCCCTATATAACTTTGAATATTCTAATTCTAATTTACATTTTGAATTATTTCAAAAATATTTAGAAGAAGCGAATAGAATTATAAATTTAACCGATAACTTAATAATACCTGCATATGAAAATCTATTATATGCCATACATTATTTTAATTTACTAGACGCAAAAAAACATTTTTTCACTACACAAAGACAAAAACACATCTTAAAAATAAGAAATCTATCTAAAAAAATAGCAACAAGTTATTATATTAAAAATAAAATAAAATTTATTACTCCGACATCTTAA
- the carB gene encoding carbamoyl-phosphate synthase large subunit: MPKRTDIKSILILGSGPIIIGQACEFDYSGVQACHALKKIGYKIILVNSNPATIMTDPELADVTYIEPIHWEIITKIIKKERPNAILPTMGGQTALNCTLDLYHHNILYNYNVEIIGATINSIKKAEDRKLFEKCMKKIGLKTAKCEIVNNIKTAYKVINKIGFPAIIRPSFTMGGSGGGIAYNYEEFTTICKTGLKISPTKELLIDESLIGWKEYEMEVVRDKHDNCLVICSIENIDPMGIHTGDSITITPAQTLTDKEYQIMRNASISILREIGVETGGANVQFAINPKTGKMIVIEMNPRVSRSSALASKATGVPIAKISAQLAIGLTLDEIKNDMIGENTTASFEPSIDYVVTKIPRFNFEKFPGCNDRLTTQMKSVGEVMAIGRTFQESIQKAMQSLEIGVNGFDSKIKNYNKKTQIAKIKRELKEAGSERLWYIADAFRMKMTISEIFHLTLIDKWFLFHIKELIDIEEQIKKININSLNYNYFKFLKQKGFSDLRIAKLTNSSEQQIRNKRHNLKLYPVYKRIDTCAAEFSNNTAYMYSTWEDECESNPTNNKKIIIVGGGPNRIGQGIEFDYCCVHATQILKKDGFETIMINCNPETVSTDYDISDRLYFEPVTLEKILEIVKIEKPYGVIIQYGGQTPLKLAKDLEKENAPIIGTSPNSIDQAENRKYFQKIVSKLKLKQPLNSTVNTLYEALNQAKNIKYPIMIRPSYVLGGQSMEIVNNDRDLTNYFQNTFNKFKQASILLDHYLEEATEVDVDAICDGKNVLIGGIMEHIEPAGIHSGDSACSLPVYTLSPSIQKEIKSQVKKLAISLSVKGLMNVQFAIKNKEIYIIEVNPRASRTIPFVSKATGLPLAKIAARVMIGKTLIEQNYVHEITPSFYSVKEVVLPFNKFYGVVPTLGPEMKSTGEVMGIGKNFQDAFSKAMLGAQIDMKRSGRVLISVKDNDKNKIIPLAIKLKQNGFKLDATNGTAIKLINSGISVRKVNKVHEGRLNVLDRLKNNEYVYIIHTTNSKQTLHDSKVIYYIAIQNHIHYDTTINGAHATIMAITTNPKKYITSLQDMHKTQKKIKNNL; the protein is encoded by the coding sequence ATGCCAAAACGAACTGATATTAAATCTATTTTAATTCTAGGATCTGGTCCTATTATAATCGGACAAGCATGCGAATTTGACTATTCTGGAGTGCAAGCATGCCATGCTTTAAAAAAAATAGGATATAAAATTATTCTAGTAAATTCAAATCCAGCAACAATTATGACAGATCCAGAACTAGCTGATGTAACATACATTGAACCTATTCATTGGGAAATAATAACAAAAATAATTAAAAAAGAAAGACCTAATGCTATATTACCAACCATGGGTGGGCAAACAGCTTTAAACTGTACACTAGATTTATACCATCATAATATTCTATATAATTACAACGTAGAAATCATAGGAGCTACTATTAACTCTATTAAAAAAGCAGAAGATAGAAAACTTTTTGAAAAATGCATGAAAAAAATAGGACTAAAGACTGCTAAATGTGAAATTGTTAATAATATCAAAACAGCGTATAAAGTAATTAATAAAATAGGCTTTCCTGCAATTATTCGCCCTTCGTTTACCATGGGTGGCAGCGGAGGAGGAATAGCATATAATTATGAAGAATTCACAACAATATGTAAAACAGGACTAAAAATATCTCCAACAAAAGAGTTATTAATTGATGAATCTCTAATCGGATGGAAAGAATACGAAATGGAAGTAGTTAGAGATAAACATGATAATTGTCTTGTTATATGTTCTATCGAAAATATAGATCCTATGGGAATACATACTGGTGATTCCATCACTATTACACCTGCGCAAACTTTAACCGATAAAGAATACCAAATTATGAGAAATGCATCTATTTCAATATTAAGAGAAATTGGAGTAGAAACAGGTGGAGCTAATGTACAATTTGCAATAAATCCAAAAACTGGCAAAATGATAGTCATTGAAATGAATCCTAGAGTTTCAAGATCGTCAGCATTAGCTTCAAAAGCTACTGGTGTTCCTATTGCTAAAATTTCTGCACAACTTGCTATCGGGTTAACATTAGATGAAATAAAAAATGATATGATTGGAGAAAATACTACTGCATCTTTTGAGCCATCAATAGATTATGTTGTTACTAAAATACCAAGATTTAATTTTGAAAAATTCCCAGGTTGTAACGATAGATTAACTACACAAATGAAATCTGTAGGAGAAGTAATGGCCATCGGAAGAACATTTCAAGAATCCATACAAAAAGCGATGCAAAGCTTAGAAATAGGAGTGAACGGGTTTGATTCAAAAATAAAAAATTATAATAAAAAAACACAAATTGCTAAAATTAAACGTGAATTAAAAGAAGCGGGATCAGAAAGATTATGGTATATTGCAGATGCATTCCGCATGAAAATGACAATATCTGAAATATTTCATTTAACATTAATAGACAAATGGTTTTTATTTCATATCAAAGAACTAATCGATATAGAAGAACAAATAAAAAAAATAAATATCAATTCATTGAACTATAATTACTTTAAATTTTTAAAACAAAAAGGATTTTCAGATTTAAGAATTGCTAAACTTACAAACTCTTCAGAACAACAAATTAGAAATAAAAGACATAATCTAAAACTATATCCTGTATATAAAAGAATTGACACCTGTGCAGCTGAATTTTCTAATAATACAGCATATATGTATTCAACATGGGAAGATGAATGTGAATCTAATCCTACTAACAATAAAAAAATTATTATTGTAGGAGGCGGGCCAAATAGAATTGGGCAAGGGATTGAATTTGACTACTGTTGCGTACATGCTACCCAAATATTAAAAAAAGACGGTTTCGAAACAATTATGATAAACTGCAATCCAGAAACTGTATCTACTGATTACGATATTTCAGATAGATTATATTTCGAACCAGTGACTTTAGAAAAAATTTTAGAAATTGTTAAAATAGAAAAACCATATGGAGTAATTATACAATATGGAGGACAAACACCACTAAAATTAGCTAAAGATCTAGAAAAAGAAAATGCACCTATTATAGGAACTAGTCCAAATTCTATTGATCAAGCAGAAAATAGAAAATATTTTCAAAAAATTGTATCTAAACTTAAACTCAAACAACCCTTAAATTCTACAGTCAATACTTTATACGAAGCACTTAATCAAGCAAAAAATATAAAATATCCAATTATGATTAGACCTTCTTACGTTTTAGGAGGACAATCAATGGAAATAGTAAATAATGATAGAGATTTAACCAATTACTTTCAAAATACGTTTAATAAATTTAAACAAGCTTCTATTCTGCTCGATCATTATTTAGAAGAAGCTACAGAAGTCGATGTTGATGCAATTTGCGACGGGAAAAACGTACTTATAGGAGGTATAATGGAACATATTGAACCAGCAGGAATACACTCAGGTGATTCTGCATGTTCACTTCCAGTGTATACTTTAAGCCCATCTATACAAAAAGAAATAAAATCTCAAGTAAAAAAACTAGCTATATCACTATCTGTAAAAGGGCTAATGAATGTACAATTTGCTATAAAAAATAAAGAAATCTATATTATTGAAGTTAATCCTAGAGCTTCTAGAACCATTCCTTTTGTATCCAAAGCTACTGGATTACCTCTTGCAAAAATTGCTGCTAGAGTAATGATAGGAAAAACTTTAATCGAACAAAATTATGTACACGAAATCACACCATCTTTCTATTCAGTTAAAGAAGTTGTATTACCATTTAATAAATTTTATGGAGTAGTACCTACCTTAGGTCCAGAAATGAAATCAACCGGGGAAGTAATGGGAATCGGAAAAAATTTTCAAGATGCATTTTCAAAAGCAATGTTAGGTGCACAAATTGATATGAAAAGATCTGGAAGAGTATTAATATCTGTTAAAGACAATGATAAAAATAAAATTATTCCATTAGCAATTAAACTAAAACAAAATGGATTCAAATTAGATGCAACTAATGGAACCGCTATAAAATTAATTAACTCTGGAATATCTGTTCGAAAAGTAAATAAAGTACATGAAGGAAGATTAAACGTACTAGATAGATTAAAAAATAACGAATATGTGTATATTATTCACACTACAAATTCTAAACAGACACTTCATGATTCAAAAGTTATCTATTATATCGCTATTCAAAACCACATTCACTATGACACTACCATAAACGGAGCACATGCAACAATCATGGCTATAACTACCAATCCAAAAAAATACATTACATCTCTACAAGACATGCATAAAACACAAAAAAAAATAAAAAATAATTTATAA
- a CDS encoding DedA family protein has translation MEAWLVYLIKKSMTHALLIITIISFLESLALIGLILPGIVFMSILGTFIGNGTLKLYPAWISGIIGCMFGDWISYYLGWKFKKYLKKVSLLKKNNIVLNRTKNTLKKYPMSTIFIGRFIGPIRPLIPMVCGMLNISLKKFILPNIIGCILWPPIYFLPGIFAGIAINTTINYNIETYLKLQFFSSILFIWLGIFLLWKYIEKKSDLKKKSIFYIHFLFFPIMFLSIGIIVMIYIQYNPKIILIRQLLWDIFIK, from the coding sequence ATGGAAGCGTGGTTGGTTTATTTAATAAAAAAATCTATGACACATGCTTTATTGATAATAACAATAATAAGCTTTTTAGAATCACTGGCATTAATAGGATTAATTTTACCTGGAATAGTTTTTATGTCTATTTTAGGCACATTTATAGGAAATGGAACACTGAAATTATATCCAGCATGGATATCAGGAATAATAGGTTGTATGTTTGGAGATTGGATATCTTATTATTTAGGATGGAAATTTAAAAAATATTTAAAAAAAGTTTCTTTATTAAAAAAAAATAACATTGTTTTAAATAGAACTAAAAATACATTAAAAAAATACCCTATGTCTACAATATTTATAGGAAGATTTATAGGACCAATAAGACCATTAATCCCTATGGTTTGTGGAATGCTAAATATATCATTAAAAAAATTTATTCTTCCTAATATAATAGGATGCATACTATGGCCACCAATATATTTTTTACCTGGAATATTTGCTGGAATAGCCATAAACACCACTATTAACTACAATATAGAAACATATTTAAAATTACAATTTTTTTCTTCCATATTATTTATATGGTTAGGAATATTTTTATTATGGAAATATATAGAAAAAAAATCTGATTTAAAGAAAAAAAGTATATTTTATATACATTTTTTATTTTTTCCAATAATGTTTTTATCTATTGGAATCATAGTTATGATTTATATTCAATATAATCCAAAAATCATTCTTATTAGACAACTACTGTGGGATATATTTATTAAATAG
- a CDS encoding dihydrofolate reductase translates to MKKKDLDAYLLKNMNISIIVAMSQNSIIGKKNKIPWYIKQDLLWFKKNTIGKTIIMGRKTWESIGFALPMRQNIVLTRKKNFVKKNVLFTNSIDSAVKSAEYKKEIMIIGGSNLYKQMLPFSNKLYLTKIKKDFSGDKHFPKYNIKEWKKIFKKNTKEYDQKNNLYIVKYEILKKIKNI, encoded by the coding sequence ATGAAAAAAAAAGACTTAGATGCTTATCTACTTAAAAATATGAATATCAGTATTATTGTAGCTATGTCACAAAATTCTATTATCGGAAAAAAAAACAAAATACCATGGTACATAAAACAAGACTTACTTTGGTTTAAAAAAAACACAATAGGAAAAACTATTATTATGGGAAGAAAAACTTGGGAATCTATTGGTTTTGCTTTGCCTATGCGCCAAAACATAGTTTTAACCAGAAAAAAAAATTTTGTTAAAAAAAATGTTTTATTCACAAATTCTATAGACTCAGCTGTTAAATCTGCTGAATATAAAAAAGAAATTATGATTATTGGTGGAAGTAACCTATATAAACAAATGCTTCCATTTTCAAATAAACTATATCTTACAAAAATAAAAAAAGATTTTTCAGGTGATAAACACTTTCCTAAGTATAATATAAAAGAATGGAAAAAAATTTTTAAAAAAAATACTAAAGAATATGATCAAAAAAATAATCTGTATATCGTAAAATATGAAATTTTAAAAAAAATCAAAAATATTTAA
- the glyS gene encoding glycine--tRNA ligase subunit beta, whose translation MKQNFLIEIETEELPPKDLKNTAISFKKQIIKYTKIYNLLYKKINWFATPRRIAILLKNIHIDIKKKIYITHKGPLITHAFDKFGQSTSITNHWMKKLNITIDQTQNIKSKNHEWITYIQEIKHANIEKILNEICLLSIKNIPISNPMKWNSKNIQFSRPIRNIIMLLNDKVIKSKILGLKTNRLLSGHTFMTEKKIILSHANEYSLTLLTSGKIIADYNIRKNKIKEETTIIAKSINGILKINETLLEEITSLVEWPTILVGTFNIKFLNLPNEILASILEKKQKCFPIYNKNKKNLLNFFIIVSNIETHTPKNIILGYEQIINTQFSDVKYFFKKDTQIKLIDYIPLLKQVIFYDDLGNMFEKTNRIKKLVTWISKYTNANLEYCIQAAKLSKCDLVTNMAFEFPEYSGIIGMYYALYHSIPKEISIAIKEQYNPRFSKDILPSHPVSYSLALADKIDTLVGIFHIYHNDYDKISEKDPFALRRLAIGILRIITKKNLNINLYKLLNQSFEIYNILSNDLIKKNLIQKIIPFILNKIFTIYEKRTYDHSIIKSILMNNPEKLIYINYKIKAMSYILKNHPDTIISIIHTNKRINNILKNTHTTLFQDIKPELLQQYEENQLIEKLKFLTQKNNLLDSKEKYIFMLFQLQKLCVHINNFFNNVKINHENIDIKINRLTLLKKIKNLFLIISNFSDLNLKLSK comes from the coding sequence ATGAAACAAAATTTTTTAATTGAAATTGAAACAGAAGAATTACCACCAAAAGATTTAAAAAACACTGCTATATCTTTTAAAAAACAAATAATTAAATACACAAAAATATACAATCTTTTGTATAAAAAAATAAATTGGTTTGCTACACCTAGAAGAATTGCAATACTTCTTAAAAATATACATATAGATATTAAAAAAAAAATATACATAACACATAAAGGACCATTAATTACACATGCATTTGATAAATTTGGACAATCAACATCTATTACAAATCATTGGATGAAAAAACTTAACATAACTATAGATCAAACTCAAAATATAAAATCAAAAAATCATGAATGGATTACATATATTCAAGAAATAAAACATGCAAACATTGAAAAAATACTTAACGAAATATGTTTACTGTCTATCAAAAATATTCCTATTTCTAATCCTATGAAATGGAATTCTAAAAATATTCAATTTTCTAGACCGATTAGAAATATAATTATGTTATTAAATGATAAAGTCATAAAAAGTAAAATATTAGGTCTAAAAACAAATAGGCTATTATCTGGACATACTTTTATGACTGAAAAAAAAATTATATTAAGTCATGCTAATGAATATTCTTTAACACTATTAACATCAGGAAAAATTATTGCAGACTATAATATTCGAAAAAATAAAATAAAAGAAGAAACTACTATAATTGCTAAATCAATCAATGGGATTTTAAAAATAAACGAAACACTATTAGAAGAAATAACATCCTTAGTAGAATGGCCTACAATACTTGTAGGAACATTTAATATAAAATTCTTAAATCTTCCTAATGAAATATTAGCATCTATTTTAGAGAAAAAACAAAAATGCTTTCCTATATATAATAAAAATAAAAAAAATCTCTTAAATTTCTTTATTATTGTTTCTAATATCGAAACTCATACCCCTAAAAATATTATTTTAGGATACGAACAAATAATCAATACTCAATTTTCCGATGTAAAATATTTTTTTAAAAAAGATACACAAATAAAATTAATAGATTATATTCCACTATTAAAACAAGTTATATTTTACGATGATTTAGGAAACATGTTTGAAAAAACCAATAGAATAAAAAAACTAGTTACTTGGATTTCAAAATATACAAACGCTAATTTAGAATATTGCATTCAAGCAGCAAAGTTATCTAAATGTGACTTAGTAACTAATATGGCATTTGAATTTCCAGAATATTCAGGAATAATAGGAATGTACTATGCATTATATCATTCTATACCTAAAGAAATTTCAATAGCCATCAAAGAACAATATAATCCTAGATTTTCAAAAGATATTTTACCATCTCACCCAGTCTCATACTCATTAGCATTGGCAGACAAAATAGACACATTAGTTGGAATATTTCATATTTATCATAACGACTATGACAAAATCAGCGAGAAAGATCCATTTGCATTAAGACGTTTAGCTATTGGAATATTACGTATTATTACAAAAAAAAATTTAAATATAAATTTATATAAATTATTAAACCAATCTTTTGAAATATATAATATATTATCTAATGACTTAATTAAAAAAAACTTAATACAAAAAATAATACCATTCATACTTAATAAAATATTTACTATATACGAAAAAAGAACATATGACCATTCTATTATTAAATCAATACTGATGAATAATCCCGAAAAATTAATTTATATAAATTATAAAATAAAAGCAATGTCTTATATCTTAAAAAACCATCCAGATACTATCATAAGTATCATACATACTAACAAACGTATTAATAATATACTAAAAAACACTCATACAACATTATTTCAAGATATAAAACCCGAGTTATTACAACAATATGAAGAAAATCAATTAATAGAAAAACTAAAATTTCTTACTCAAAAAAATAATCTTTTAGATTCAAAAGAAAAATATATATTCATGCTATTTCAGCTACAAAAATTATGTGTCCATATTAACAACTTTTTTAATAACGTTAAAATTAATCATGAAAATATTGACATTAAAATTAATCGACTAACATTATTAAAAAAAATAAAAAATTTATTCCTTATCATCTCAAATTTTTCTGACTTAAATTTAAAACTATCTAAATGA
- the rplY gene encoding 50S ribosomal protein L25 has translation MLTIYGTKRIKFGTNASRNLRLRDKFPAIVYCSSKPNLAIELEQYVFLNMEIKKIDLYKTKILLVINDIECIVQIKTIQRHVFKSKILHIDFLRISS, from the coding sequence ATGTTAACTATTTATGGAACTAAGCGTATAAAATTTGGTACTAATGCTAGTAGAAATTTGCGTTTAAGAGATAAGTTTCCTGCTATAGTATACTGTTCTTCTAAACCTAATTTAGCCATTGAATTAGAACAGTATGTTTTTTTAAATATGGAAATAAAGAAAATTGATCTTTATAAAACAAAAATTTTATTGGTTATTAATGATATTGAATGTATAGTTCAAATCAAAACTATTCAAAGGCATGTGTTTAAATCTAAGATTTTACATATTGATTTTTTAAGGATATCTTCTTGA
- a CDS encoding symmetrical bis(5'-nucleosyl)-tetraphosphatase → MSTYLVGDVHGCFNELISLLEKVSFNVGSDVLWLTGDLINRGPYSLEVLRLVISLGDSAKVVLGNHDLNLILLYKNIKKNKKLNTIMKNLLKSEDIHDLIYWLRRQPLLIVDQEKKIIMVHAGIYPFWSIKKSIYYSKKIEMILFNKNYDIFLNTLYSINDIKRDDFYKYSNLSRIKELKDLSFALKVFTRMRYCRPDKNLDMLCKKSPSKDTLPLLPWFSINNESLNDYSVFFGHWASLEEDFLSSNIISLDTGCCWGGTLSMFRLEDKTWFREKYQVNS, encoded by the coding sequence ATGAGTACATATTTAGTGGGTGATGTTCATGGTTGTTTTAATGAATTAATTAGTTTATTGGAAAAAGTATCTTTTAATGTTGGTAGCGATGTTTTATGGTTAACTGGAGATTTAATCAATAGAGGACCTTACTCTTTAGAGGTATTACGTTTAGTTATTTCTTTAGGTGATAGTGCAAAAGTTGTATTAGGTAATCATGATTTGAATTTAATTTTGTTATATAAAAATATTAAAAAAAATAAAAAACTTAATACTATAATGAAAAATTTATTAAAATCTGAAGATATTCATGATTTAATTTATTGGTTAAGACGACAACCATTGTTAATAGTTGATCAAGAAAAAAAAATAATTATGGTTCACGCAGGAATATATCCATTTTGGAGTATTAAAAAATCTATATATTATTCAAAAAAAATAGAGATGATTTTATTTAATAAAAATTATGACATATTTTTAAATACATTGTATAGTATTAATGACATTAAGAGAGATGATTTTTATAAATATAGTAATTTATCAAGAATTAAAGAATTAAAAGATTTAAGTTTTGCATTGAAGGTATTTACGCGAATGCGTTATTGTCGTCCTGATAAAAATTTAGATATGTTATGTAAAAAATCTCCATCTAAGGATACTTTGCCTTTATTACCTTGGTTTTCTATTAACAACGAATCTTTGAATGATTATTCAGTTTTTTTTGGGCATTGGGCTTCTTTAGAAGAAGATTTTTTGTCTAGCAATATTATTTCATTAGACACTGGATGTTGTTGGGGTGGTACATTGAGTATGTTTAGATTAGAAGATAAGACATGGTTTCGTGAAAAATATCAAGTTAATAGTTAA
- the rsmA gene encoding 16S rRNA (adenine(1518)-N(6)/adenine(1519)-N(6))-dimethyltransferase RsmA, which translates to MHNFFYNSKLGQNFLIDSKIIDKIISSICPKKYDFMVEIGPGLGALTYPICNILKQLVVIEYDKKLGSKLFNNLDNVKVFINDALKFDFFNLTRYSDKKIRMIGNLPYNISVSLLIYLFQFSDKIIDIHFMFQKEVADRLLAIPGTKSYGCLSIITQYYFTVQWLFNISPDSFYPKPNVFSTLVRLIPCRIKKFYVKDINILSYITKLAFSQRRKKIKNSLSSLFDIDALQKFSINPNLRAEDLSLEQYCLLSNIIRTK; encoded by the coding sequence ATGCATAATTTTTTTTATAATAGTAAATTAGGTCAAAATTTTTTAATAGATTCTAAAATTATTGATAAAATAATTAGTAGTATTTGTCCTAAAAAATATGATTTTATGGTAGAAATTGGACCTGGATTGGGTGCATTAACTTATCCTATTTGTAACATATTAAAACAATTGGTTGTCATAGAATATGATAAAAAATTAGGTTCTAAGTTATTTAATAATCTTGATAACGTAAAAGTATTTATAAATGACGCATTAAAATTTGATTTTTTTAATTTGACTCGTTATTCTGACAAAAAAATTCGTATGATTGGAAATTTACCATATAATATTTCTGTTTCATTATTAATTTATTTATTTCAGTTTAGTGATAAGATTATAGATATTCATTTTATGTTTCAAAAAGAAGTAGCTGATAGATTATTAGCTATACCTGGCACTAAAAGTTATGGTTGTTTAAGTATTATTACTCAATATTATTTTACTGTACAATGGTTATTTAACATTTCTCCAGATTCTTTTTATCCAAAACCTAATGTTTTTTCTACACTAGTAAGGTTAATACCCTGTAGAATAAAAAAATTTTATGTTAAAGATATTAATATTTTAAGTTATATAACTAAATTAGCATTTAGTCAAAGAAGAAAAAAGATAAAAAATAGTTTATCTTCTTTGTTTGACATTGATGCATTACAAAAGTTTAGTATAAATCCTAATCTTAGAGCTGAAGATTTGTCATTAGAACAATATTGTTTATTGTCAAATATTATTAGAACTAAATAG
- the nfo gene encoding deoxyribonuclease IV, with amino-acid sequence MKYIGPHLSIVGGLDQVVYRANKLGATAFSFFLGSPLRWKLVNFDNLEIKKFVFLCTYFQYFSNQILPHSSYLVNLGHPSNDYLNKSRLFFINEIVNCRKLGLSLLNFHPGSHLKRIDEQSCLKRISDSINFALENTTGIKLVIENTAGQGSNVGYCFEHLADIIYRIEDKTRIGVCLDTCHLYSAGYDLNTESECSKTFKKFDQIVGLNYLSGMHINDSKTKKNSRVDRHHNLGYGYIGKLVFSWIIKNINYKIFPMILETTNHSLWQEEIDWIKSL; translated from the coding sequence ATGAAATATATAGGTCCTCATCTTAGTATTGTAGGAGGATTAGATCAAGTTGTTTATAGAGCTAATAAATTAGGTGCAACAGCTTTTTCATTTTTTTTAGGAAGTCCTTTAAGATGGAAGTTAGTTAACTTTGATAATTTAGAAATTAAAAAGTTTGTATTTTTATGCACATATTTTCAATATTTTTCTAATCAGATTTTACCTCATAGTAGTTATTTAGTTAATTTAGGTCATCCATCTAATGATTATTTAAATAAATCTAGATTATTTTTTATAAATGAAATAGTTAATTGTAGAAAGCTAGGTTTATCTCTTTTGAATTTCCATCCAGGTAGTCATTTGAAACGAATAGATGAACAGTCTTGTTTAAAGAGAATTTCAGATTCAATTAATTTTGCTTTAGAAAATACAACTGGAATAAAACTAGTCATTGAAAATACAGCTGGACAGGGTTCAAATGTAGGATATTGCTTTGAGCATTTAGCAGATATCATTTATCGAATTGAAGATAAGACTCGAATAGGAGTTTGTTTAGATACTTGTCATTTATATTCAGCTGGATATGATCTCAATACTGAATCAGAATGTAGTAAAACATTTAAAAAATTTGATCAAATTGTTGGATTGAATTATTTATCTGGTATGCATATTAATGATTCTAAAACAAAAAAAAATAGTCGAGTTGATCGACATCATAATTTAGGATACGGATATATTGGAAAATTAGTATTTAGTTGGATTATTAAAAATATTAATTATAAAATTTTTCCAATGATTTTAGAAACAACAAATCATTCTTTATGGCAGGAAGAAATAGATTGGATAAAATCTTTATAA